From Cucumis melo cultivar AY chromosome 3, USDA_Cmelo_AY_1.0, whole genome shotgun sequence:
CACGATTAAGAACGTTGCAAGAACAAGCAAGTGGTCTCAACTGGTTAGGAGTACGACCATCATCTCTGTCTATCTCCATGGCCTTTTTTCCGGTGGTCTCGAAAGATtataaaggaaaagaagaagttgagatgAATTCAAACTCAGTCGGGTTTAAGTTTCTTGGCGATGGAGCGAGGAAGCCGCTGAAGTTATGTAAAGAGCGGGTGAAAGAGAGAAGAAACGAAATACTAGAGGGAGATAGAGAGACGGCGGAGAAGAGAAACTAGAGAGACGGAGAGATTTAGGGGGCGCTGCCGCCGAGTCTGTGGATAAtcggagaaggagaagaagagacAAGGGTAAAACTGTCTTCTCACTTCATTAATTAGGTCtagttgaaaaagaaaaacgaacATTACGCTACATGAGTAATTTAAGTCTGGATTAAAAATTAAGAACAAAAATATCTTAAAAGCATTTTCAAAAATACCACaatattaaaactaaatttcatccaacttttcaaattttattatattttataaatagattcattttttactatttttaactatttttcatataaaaattataatcaTCGTCCTTAATATTCctctaaattttagaaaaacttaaatttaaatttttcttcTCAACTGCTACACTATAAAAACATTAAATATCAACTTTTAAGTCGAAAAAAATAGTATTTAAGGATTAATTTATTCATAATTTATACGATACTTAAATTTACTAAAACACTTCCACAAATCATCTAACTTTTATTAGCGTAACGGGTGGTGACAACCACCACCCTCTAAGTAATAGGTGGTGACAACTGCCCCAACTaattttatgttaaattatCAGTTCACGTTGTTTTATCATAATATGTTATGGTAATTTTGTATCATTGAAAAAATTAGCATGTAACAAACAAATAATGTGAGAACACTTTTTATAAACAAAGAAAATGCTTAGATGAAAATATCACCTCAAACAAATCCTTTTCTTAATGTTAAAATTGTTTGATAGTCTTTCATTTCAAGGACTAAAGGGTGGAAGTGCTTAATAAACTAATGAAAAGCTTTAAAAGTTGAGAGTGTTTATAAAATTAATGAGATTTAAGGACCAACTCATGAAAGTCTTAAATAGGTTGGGATAGTTTGAGACAATTTTCTTCCTCCAAATCTTTAAAATTATAATGAAATATTTGGTTATAAAAAATGAAAGCCATTATAAAAAATTGAGATAAAATACTTATAAACTGATAATAACCAAAATTAAGCGATATTTAAACTAATTAAGAATCTAATAAGTTTATAATCAAAATCAAATCGGATAtagtttttttcttaattaaatgCTTAGTGCAGAATCTTATGTTTGAATTATCTaggaaaaaatgtttttttaaaaatacattttcttaTAAACACTCtatttaaaatgaatttaaaatttaaacatttacaTATTTggctatattttttttataaatttcaatataCATACTTCTGTTTAAAAATCTATTTTCTCAAAAAGTTGATTTTGaatgtttttcattttgaaaagttatcGAATAGTTCacttttttaaattgttttttttcaaatttaaacattttaaaaagcaATCCAAACATACCCTTAATAGCTCAACATAACTAATATCATCTTATTCTCTAGAGATTTGGTATAAAATCTATCATTTATTTGgagaaaaataatattagagctaaatctaattttatcatttttttttattgaagatCAAACTTCTAAGGTAAAAGACCAAACAATTTACCATTAAACTGACCCTCCTTCAAAACTTTTAGTCAAAATTAATTCAATACGACATAATACAACATATAGTTTGGTTATAATATATAAGTTtactttcaaatataaaaaaacgaatcaaaatgtttataaaatataataaaatatcacagTCTATCGTAATAGATCACAACATATCAAAGTAAACTATTATTTGTATATACCATGATAGGAGATACAAATAGTACTATATGTTTGATTTATCATGGTCCATCATATTATACTATAATGTTTTGTCTATTTGCAAATACGTTTTTACAGAAATTTTCTCATTAAAATAATCTCtcaaatatatgtatatataatatatagtttacgaaactaaaggaagaaaatgaaagTTAATAAATACGAGTAAGAGAACACAAGCGATGAACATAAAAAAGAGAGGACGCTGCCACGTGGCAGCCACCTGTAACGTGAAAGTTAGTGCTGGCAGTTTTCCGTTATATTTTCAGACAAGCTTCCTCGTATcctgagagaaaaaaaaaagttagttgACGCCGTAACGAAAAGTAAATGCTAGGCGTTGCTTTATCACGAGGTCAGAACAGTCTTTTTACATCCTCTAATCAGACTCCCCAAGTCCgaagaaaaaaaagtgatttGTGCTCATCGTCTGCTAAATTGCAGTTAAAAAACGAGAAAAACCATTTTTAATTAGCGAAATATTGATTGATGCTTTTCGTTTTCGGTTTCTTCTAccgttatttttatttttattttctattattattgttatccTATTCACAAGCAATTCGAAGAATAGAGATTAGATTACCTTCTGTGTAGGAAGAAAGGAAGacgagaggaagaagaagaagattgattCTTCTGATAAATCCTCTAAATTaataaacagaaaaagaaaaacccattATGGTTTCAGACCCCAAGTCCACTCTTTCGAAGCTCAAACCTGATGGCGGCTCCAGGTTAAAGCTTGAATCATCTGATCATAAGAAGAAGATTGACAGCTCCATCAAGAACTCAATTCCCTCTTCCAAGCACAAATCCGTCTCTCTTGTCACCAAATCTGAGGTACCCATTTGTAAATTTTGAGGTTTATTTTCGATTCAGATTTAGCTGCCGCGAATTGGGGTTTTCTTGTTTTTGTCTGAATTGTTTTGATGTTTTGAAAGCCATCTGAAATTGGTAAAGAGTAACGGATTATTGGGGTCATTATGAGGGTTCTTTCAGTTACTTCTGATGTTCCAAGTTCGTATTTGATTGGGGTTTTATTGAAATTTGGATTCTCCTGATTGGACTGTTGTTGTTCTTGGTGGCTTTGAATTGTTTGTGATTGTGACCGTGAAGTCCTTCCATGCTCTGATTGCTGATTTGTTAATTTGGGTTGaattgtttttctatttggaaggTAAAATCAAAGACAATTTCGAGTTCTTCAAAGACGACAACAAAGACTACAACAACTACTACTGCTACTGCTAAAgtgagagaaaagaaaatctttAATTTGCCTGGTCAGAAATATGATCCACCTGAAGAGGTTTGTGCTTTCCTCCTACTTGGTAGTTTGTGTAGTTTATATGATTGATGAACTCATCATTCTTGCTCTTTTGTATGTTGTGAACAGAGAGAGCCGCTTCGGATCTTCTACGAGTCCTTGTCGAAACAAATACCAGCAAGTGAAATGGCAGAGTTTTGGTGCGGTTTGTTTTCTGATATTCTTTTCAGCATTCACTGTCTATTTAATCCTTTGAGAATGTTTCGAGAAAAAAAATCCTTTGGGAACTTCATTATTAGGAATATGGAACTGAGGTTGCTTTGGACttcatatgttttttttttatcttgttTCGTACATGACCCCTTGACCGATGATAATCTGCGCGAGTTTCCCATAGGTAGACCAATTCCTGATGGTATTAGTGAAGCTGGATGATTTTTATCTTCCACTTAATCTACTACTTACTACTATAGGTTCTAAATTTGAATTATAGGTTACAAAATGCTACCGATGTCATATGCAGGAGACTGCCTTTTAGGGGCAGATAAGTTCTGTGAAGTGGTTCCTTTGTGTTTGGGTCATTCCAATTTTCATGTGACAGCTCAATATTTTGGTTACTCATACAAGATGAACCATTAGGTTCAGACTCAAACTTTTCATGTCTTATTCGAGCATTAATGCTAGGAATGATAGATTGAACAAGTGGCTAGTTTTTTATGTGAGAACAAATCCAACTCATGCAGATGTCTTCTACTAGGAACTATTGTTTCTTTGCTTAAGTGTCAGAATTGAATATAATAGCTTGCATCTGATTCTAATTTCTTTTACTGTCTGAATTTGTTCATTTTGTAACTTAAGTTTATGGATATCTTATAAAGTGTGCACATGAATTGTTTACGTATACAACTGAGTTGTAGAGAGCGTATTGAACTAATAGCACGGGTTTGTTTTTGAAGTTAAAGTTGTATATTTTTTGTTGCAATCATGTTGTCATATAAGCTCCTCAAGGGGTGGTCTTGGCAGTGAGGGGTTAAGGATGTTTGAGGAAGTTTCTCTACGAAGCTCTTGGATTCAAGCCCTCCAAGTGAAGAACTTATTTAATGAAAACCTTTGAGCACTCTATGAGCTAGCATTTGGGCGGGTGAAGTCCCTCCATGGAGTAATCGGGAAGGAACGAATTCCACAGGTATCACaataattaatgaatatatTGGGGATTGGCTGTAATGAACTCAAGGAACCATGATTAAGTGGAAGAGTATCTTTTTTCCACCAGCAGGAAGATTGCAGTTCGAAGGCAAATTATCTTGTTTTAGGACCGTTATGTTACATATCATGGAGTGAGTCATTTGTTTAATGAAAATTCTTTCACTGGCAGAGGGTCTGGTGTGATTTGTTAGCTTTTCGGAACGATGCACCAAAAATTGGAGTCTCCTGATGGATTACTGGTTGATATTAAGGAATAAGGAGCTTTAACATTAAAATCGAGGTTGTACTAAGGAGGGTTAAGAacaagatttttctttttgaatttgaaatcacAGCTACCCACTCACTTGAAGAAGATTTCcgaatttataatatataagaCAGGACATAAGACCTTCGGTAGCAAGAGGTAATTAGTTCTATAATAGTTAACATCAGAGCAAAGTTCTGTTGATTCATGAAATATAAACATGAAGGTCTGCATTAGTGGAATTCAATCAATGGCTTTACGTCTCTAAGACAGAATTAGGGCggtcaaaattctagtaaaataaaataaaaggcaGTAACAATCGTTTTCCATTTCTATGGAGAAAACTACAATCATCAAGTTCTTTTGTAATATTCACAGGGCACCAAATAGATATTCAACCACTTCAAGTTGAAGCAAGTTTCCCGAATTCCAGAAGAATCTTGTAGGTTGATATAGCAAGACTTAACTAGATAGAGATCAAACATGGAGTTTTCTTGTGCCTGCTGTTATAATCTCCCAAAAAGTTAAAGCGATCACAATGTACACTAAATGTTAAAGGCTCGGCTGCAGATGGAGCATGGATGAAGCAGGAATACGGTTTAAGTTTTTGAGCACTTCTAGCCAAttcctttctctttctctctcttgtCCCTGTCATTTCAAGAATTCGATATGcatataaatttttgttttatagTAAAAGTTGCTTAATTAGATACTCGATCAGAATTGTTTTATAAGTTTAATATAATGTTGGTAAATCATTGTAGGATACTTAAAGGATCAAGTCTTCAGATCTGTTAATATGAACTGCTGATGCACTTTTCCATAGATCGTGCCTTCCGGTGGTACTCAAACGTCCCCTGATGAAAAATATCCAATATTTCTTGTATTGTGAAAACTACCTTGACCTGAGGTCCTGATTGTGCTTTTGAAAGCATGCCATCATGTTTATTGATATATTCATTGTTAACATGAGATTGCTAGCCCCTTGTTATCTCAGCTCAAATATTCAAATCATCCCGTTGTCTTTTTCGCTCGATTTGTTCTGTTAAAATGAGATTGCTGGCCCCCCGTATTGTCTTAGGTTGAGGAATGCATCtcttttttgacaattttttttatggtttgtGTAAAACCTTGCATTACTCTTTATTGAGAAGCCAGAAGGGATAACCTGTCTAAATTTCTAGGATGATGGAGCATGGCATGTTATCTCCCGAAAAGGCTAAAAAGGCATATGAGAAGAAACTGAGAAGACAAAAGGAACAGAGAACGGGGACTCCGATTAAATCAGCATCAGCAAAACCCCTGAGCAGACCAGAGAGTTCCCAGAGGCCACAACCGCCATCCAAGAATGGTGATATAAAAGCAAAGAAAAAGATCATGAACGATAGTGACGATGACGACGACTTCATTTTAAGccccaaaagaagaaaaatgtagGAAAAAGCACGCCGAcgacctttttcttttcttttcttttctttattagCATACTTTACAGTGAATTACTTGATTAAATTTCTTTAGAGTTTAACTGAAAACTACAGAGATGATCATAACCCAACAGTATTTACCAGGACATTCTTTTATGCTCAACAACCTGTGTATGAACAATAATTTAAGGAGAGACAAGTTTATGGTTCAAATCCTTTTCATATAATGCTTAATTTCCCTCCGTTTCCATTCTGATAGATTCTACAGTATTTCCTCCAGTGGAGTAtgacaccttaatcaataagTGGGCCCATTTGATATTCAAGCTTAATCTGCTTCTCAGCCttgaaaaacaaacaaaacagcATGGCTTGTCCATATTTCTTCCTCACTTATCAAGTCATTATTCCATTTCCTTCACAACAATTCATCATGGGAAAAGAAAACCAACAGGATAGAGAGATTTATATTcccatctgcttcatttcaacAGTGGAAAAATGGAAAACCACACCTGTATTATCCGCCCATTGTTTTAAAACAGTTTCAAATGTCTCTCACAAACTGCAGAGGTGCATGTTAAAACCACTTTGAAGGACTCAATCCGTATTTATCCATTTTAAACGATTACATAGAGCGAGATGAGACGGATTTCAGTTTGCAGTAACCAACTACCACAGTCCTGACTGATGCAGACCTCGATTCAAAAGGCTTATCCAGCTGCAGGATCTTGAGTTTAACAACAAGTAGGAGTGAAGGGAATTCCAAGCTCTGACCTCTTAGTCAACTGCATGTTTGATAACCTGGTGGATAAGTTCTTTTTGGGAAAAAATACATAGAGATACATTATCAAACGCACCTATACAAATCTAAACATTTTATAAGAGTGGAGGGATTCAAAACTTTGACCTACATTATCAAATGCACTTATACAAATCTAAACATTTTATAAGAGTGGAGGGATTCAAAACTTTGACCTCTTAGCCGAAGACATATGTCTTACCCCATTGGTAAAAGATACATAGATGTGGATCCATTCTGTTTTTGTTACTTGTTTGAAAGATTTTTTCTGTGCAGAGATTGAATGATAATGAGAAAGTCAATTCAGGGAGATAGAAAAGAAATTATGGGAACTGTACGTTGTTTGAAGAAGGCTATAggaattccttttttttttttttttttgaccgAAAGAAGGGACCAATTTTCCGAGAGGTAACCATCACATACACATGTCTGACAACATGTTTCATGGAGTTTGTCACCTGTCTGTCTTTAATACACAAACAGCGACACGTTCTCGTAAGCTACTGCATTCAAAACAAAAACCCTTCATTGGAGTTTTACTTCCTCCATTCCCTTCCATTCATCATCAACTGCTTGGATTATGGAGGATCCATGGCCATTCTTCTTAGTTTTACAGAAAAAAACAGAACATTACAAAACAGAACCCACTTGGATTTTATTTAGCCattttatttattcaatttttagTTGATTCAGCTGGAAAAAGCAAACAAAAAACTTGTTGAAAAGAGGCCATGCATGTGACGCGAGGGCGTATCTTCAGTTCAGTCCCATCTGCATCTTAAGATCttgagggaaaagaaaaaaagaaaaacaagtggCTTCAAACTACTGGAATGCAAAGATGAAATATCTTGCATGTGTTATGTATTTCTTTGTGtggaaaaaaagagaaggagaaaCCTTTAATCTCTTTTAGGTTATTAAATGCACATCCAAGACTTGGAGAATTTAGGAATCTTGCAGTCTATGAGAGGGAGGTGTGTTGTACCTAACCATATAGGAATTGATTGTGGTTTGCCCCAGAAATTTGTTTGAGACGGTTCTAGATTTGTGTTGATGTTATACTGGGAATCTTAATAACTTGATTTAGATACTCCATCCCCACCCCCATTGATCTTGCTCAAATCTTCATATGAACACCATTTGAAGAGGATCGAAAGCTCTCGAATCCCCTTATTCAACTCAAGGTCTAACCCATTTCACAACTGTTGTAATCTGTTTTTTCTGTTATACTTGGACAGACTTCGAGTCTCGTTATCCAAGTCAACATTTACCCTGTTCCACAATCGGTATACTCTCTTTTTTAATGAAACAAgatattaatataatttgaaaaCTTTGATAGGACTCGAAATCCCGTTATCCAAATCAACATCCAACCCGTTTTCACATTCCCATATAGTGGGTGTTTGAACTTTCAATCTGATGGAAAACTTATGGTCCTTAAGATAGCACCACTACAAAAATCTTGTGTAGATTTTGAATCTAACTATCCAAGTCAACTTCCACCCCGTTCACAATTCACATGATTCTTTGGTGTTTTCCCCCTCAAACTTGATATTAGTACAAGTTGAAAACTTGGGTAGGACTAAATTCCAAATCAACATCCACTCTATTTCACATTTCCATGGTGTGGGGATTTGAACCTTTGGCTATGTTCCTTAAGAAAGCACCGTTGGCTATGTTCCTTAAGATAGCACCATTAAAAGATTTGATACGTTTCGGATCTCATTGTCTAAATCAACATCCATCCCACTCCTTTTGTTTCCCTCCCTCAAACTCGATATTAATACCATTTGAAAACTTGGGTAGGATTTGAAATCGCGTTATCCCAAATCAACATCCAATAGATATTATAAACGTTTTCTCGCTTATTGTGTATATCTCCAAGAAACTCAAACTCCGAAGGGAAGGAACTGTTTTATTTGCATAAATCTCTAAGAAACTCAAACTCCGACCTCGAATTCAGAACAGCAAGTCAATATGATTTAGCAGACTGAGACAGGAGAAATGTTAAAAAAGTTCTTCAAGCTGAAAacataaaggaaaaaaaaggcaCATGTGGGGAGTTTGTTTTCTTTCTCAAGAAAATGAATGACGGGAGCTTTCTGAAAGCAAAACGacgaaagaaaaaaacacaaaagaGATAAGGAAATGAGTTGCATAAAATCCTTAAATAACCAATGAATAAACAATCAATTTGGTCTAAAAACTCAAGAATTTGGTCTCATTCTCACATGGGATTGTGGGAAATATGTCATCTT
This genomic window contains:
- the LOC103488185 gene encoding uncharacterized protein LOC103488185 isoform X1, translating into MVSDPKSTLSKLKPDGGSRLKLESSDHKKKIDSSIKNSIPSSKHKSVSLVTKSEVKSKTISSSSKTTTKTTTTTTATAKVREKKIFNLPGQKYDPPEEREPLRIFYESLSKQIPASEMAEFWMMEHGMLSPEKAKKAYEKKLRRQKEQRTGTPIKSASAKPLSRPESSQRPQPPSKNGDIKAKKKIMNDSDDDDDFILSPKRRKM
- the LOC103488185 gene encoding uncharacterized protein LOC103488185 isoform X4 — its product is MVSDPKSTLSKLKPDGGSRLKLESSDHKKKIDSSIKNSIPSSKHKSVSLVTKSEVKSKTISSSSKTTTKTTTTTTATAKVREKKIFNLPGQKYDPPEEREPLRIFYESLSKQIPASEMAEFWAPNRYSTTSS
- the LOC103488185 gene encoding uncharacterized protein LOC103488185 isoform X5 is translated as MVSDPKSTLSKLKPDGGSRLKLESSDHKKKIDSSIKNSIPSSKHKSVSLVTKSEVKSKTISSSSKTTTKTTTTTTATAKVREKKIFNLPGQKYDPPEEREPLRIFYESLSKQIPASEMAEFWCG
- the LOC103488185 gene encoding uncharacterized protein LOC103488185 isoform X2, which gives rise to MVSDPKSTLSKLKPDGGSRLKLESSDHKKKIDSSIKNSIPSSKHKSVSLVTKSEVKSKTISSSSKTTTKTTTTTTATAKVREKKIFNLPGQKYDPPEEREPLRIFYESLSKQIPASEMAEFWCGYLKDQVFRSVNMNC
- the LOC103488185 gene encoding uncharacterized protein LOC103488185 isoform X3, whose translation is MVSDPKSTLSKLKPDGGSRLKLESSDHKKKIDSSIKNSIPSSKHKSVSLVTKSEVKSKTISSSSKTTTKTTTTTTATAKVREKKIFNLPGQKYDPPEEREPLRIFYESLSKQIPASEMAEFWILKGSSLQIC